The genome window CGCCACACCCGCCTGTATGCGCTGTTGACCGACTGCGAAGAAACCGGCGCCTGGGGCATGCGCGCGTTCCTCGACCGTCACGCCGACGAGACGGGCAGGGATGCCCTGTACGTCATCCTCGATCAGGTGGGCGCAGGCGAACTGCGCGTGCTTACCCGCGATGGACTGATTTTCAAGCATCCGACCCATCCGCAAGCCTTGCAGTGGGCGCGGAAGGCGGTTCAAGCCCAGCCTGTGCCGTACAAAGAAGTGATTGGCACGGCTTACACCGATGCCCTGCCCGCCACCCTGCGCGGGCGCATCGCCCTGACAGTGTGTGCCATTCCACCCTCCGGCGAAACCACCTCAGCGCGCTGGCATCAGATGAGCGACATTCCCGAGGCACTGGAAGCCCAAGCGCTGGCAGATGCCGAGGCTTTCACCTGGACACTGCTGCAGGTGGTGGATGAAGAACCTGAGTGAAAATTGAGAAACTTCAGAGAGAGAAGAGAGAGGTTGGCACCTCTCCCTTTTTTCCTTCACGCCCCGGCAGTGACGTCCCTTGGCAATCCCGCTCAACGCAAAGCGCGTGGTGAGATGGTCAAACCACGCGCCTTTCGACATCTTCAACATGCTTCTGTGCACGGTAAGCCTTCCAGAGGTCAACCTCCCGGCAAGCTCGGAGATTCGCGCCGTTACCAGCGCAGGAATTGATCGACAATCCCCCCGCTGCTACCCCGCTCGCTGGGCTTCTGGCGCAGTTCCTCAGGGGTCACTTCCTGCACCCCCGGGGTAAGGATGGGCAGAATGAGCAACTGCCCAATGGCTTCGCCGGCGCTGATGACCAGCGAATGGGGAAAGGGATTGACAATCTTCACCAGAATTTCGCCCTGATAACCCGCATCAATCACCCCCGCCCCCAGAAGATGGTCATTGCGCCCCTTGGGTTTGAGCAACCCCACGTAGCCCGTGGGGATATCCACCGCAATACCGGTGGGAACAATCCCCGGGCTGTGCGGCGGGATGGTGACCGATTCAGCAGCGTAGAGGTCGAGACCGGCATCCTCGGGGTGCTTGCGGGTGGGCAGTTTGGCTTGGGGACGCACACGGGCAACGCGCAGGGTTTGCATGGACGCTCTCTCCTTTCCCCCTCAGGTCAGGCTTCCGGGGCAATCACCGTACCGCTGGGGATGACCGCATCCTTGGGGATGACCACAATCCCATCATTAATCACGTACAGTCCCATATCGCGGTCGGTACGCCGCGGGAAAGGTTTGATGACCACGTTTGAGCCGATGCGCGCATTCTTATCAATAATGGCTCCCTCAATGTGGCAGTTGCGTCCGATGCCAATTGCAGGGGTCTCCCCTTCGCTCTCACACTCGTCACTGCAAGCGCGATCGTAATAGTCGGCGCCCATCAGGATGCTGTCGCGAATCACCGTGCCGGAGCGGATTTGACTGCGCAAGCCAATCACCGAGTGGCGAATTTCAGCGTTCTTAATACAGCAGCCTTCTGCCAGCAGAACGTTTTCCAGAATGCAATTTTCGGCAATCGTCCCTGGCAGGAAGCGCGGACGGCTGTAGATAGGACGGTCGGGGTCATACAATTTGAAAGCCGGGTTAGGATTGGCAAGCGCCAGATTGGTCTCATAGAACGAACGAATCGTTCCGATATCTTCCCAGTAACCACTGAAGTCATAGCCATACACCTGATAGTGCTTGAGGGCATAAGGAATGACCTCGCCGCCAAAGTCGTCAAAGTCGTTGTTCTCCAGCAACCCCGCCAGGATGTTGGTCTTGAAGAAGTAAATACCCATCGAACCCAGATAGGGGCGGGCAGGGTCGTCACGACTGACCAGTTCAGCCAGACGCTGGGGGTCTTTGGGTTTCTCGGCAAAATCGGTGATGCGCCCATCTGCGCCGCGCTTGAGAATACCAAAACGCGGGGCATCTTCAGAGCGCACCGGTTGCACCGCCACGGTAATATCAGCATTGTGCTCCCAGTGGAAGGCTGCCATTTTATCATAGTCCATGCGGTAAAGGTGATCGCCCGCCAGAATGAGCACGTACTCAGCACGGGTAGCCCGGATTTGCAACAGTTGCTTGCGCACCGCGTCCGCCGTGCCCTGATACCAATCGGTATGCTCCATGGTCTGCTCCGCCGCCCAAATCTGCACCCAGCCGGTGTGGAACACGTCAAAGTGATAGGTTTGGGTGATGTGGCGGTGCAGGGAGTGGGAGTTGAACTGCGTCAATACGGCAATGCGGTAAATGCGCGAATTGATGCAGTTGCTGATGGGAATGTCAATCAGGCGGTACTTGCCCGCCATGGGAACGGCGGGTTTGGAGCGTAACTTGGTCAGCGGATAGAGACGGCTCCCGCGCCCACCGCCCAAA of Anaerolinea thermophila UNI-1 contains these proteins:
- a CDS encoding dUTP diphosphatase; translation: MQTLRVARVRPQAKLPTRKHPEDAGLDLYAAESVTIPPHSPGIVPTGIAVDIPTGYVGLLKPKGRNDHLLGAGVIDAGYQGEILVKIVNPFPHSLVISAGEAIGQLLILPILTPGVQEVTPEELRQKPSERGSSGGIVDQFLRW
- a CDS encoding glucose-1-phosphate adenylyltransferase, with the protein product MPSLDQVLAVILGGGRGSRLYPLTKLRSKPAVPMAGKYRLIDIPISNCINSRIYRIAVLTQFNSHSLHRHITQTYHFDVFHTGWVQIWAAEQTMEHTDWYQGTADAVRKQLLQIRATRAEYVLILAGDHLYRMDYDKMAAFHWEHNADITVAVQPVRSEDAPRFGILKRGADGRITDFAEKPKDPQRLAELVSRDDPARPYLGSMGIYFFKTNILAGLLENNDFDDFGGEVIPYALKHYQVYGYDFSGYWEDIGTIRSFYETNLALANPNPAFKLYDPDRPIYSRPRFLPGTIAENCILENVLLAEGCCIKNAEIRHSVIGLRSQIRSGTVIRDSILMGADYYDRACSDECESEGETPAIGIGRNCHIEGAIIDKNARIGSNVVIKPFPRRTDRDMGLYVINDGIVVIPKDAVIPSGTVIAPEA